The Phoenix dactylifera cultivar Barhee BC4 chromosome 9, palm_55x_up_171113_PBpolish2nd_filt_p, whole genome shotgun sequence genome window below encodes:
- the LOC103701742 gene encoding pentatricopeptide repeat-containing protein At1g62260, mitochondrial, whose product MRRWMHFATHRAIATARSGDKPNLLRRQNQALSKLIQSGRLHEARRVFDALPHRNVITWNSMLTGYVRHCELALARRLFNEMPQRDVVSYNSMLSGYALSRDGGELKEGRHLFDQMPLKDTVSWNTMISGYARNGRMGEAMHLFDTMPEKNVISWNTMITGFLGVGDVRRATELFESMPVRDAASLNALVSGLIRNGRLEMAEEILIQSGTINKIEGAVDAYNTMIAGYGQRGKVEEARRLFDLIPYQPYQERKGGEEIKKTRHCFKCFERNAVSWNSMIMCYVKAGDLCSARALFDEMPERDLFSWNTMITGYVQAQEMNEAQSLFQEFPDPDVRSWNLMICGFTQKGEVEQAREFFDRMPQKSTVSWNTMIAGYEQNGDYEGAIELFSKMQVVREKPDRHTLSSVLSACAGLAILHLGTQIHQLVTKTIVADIPINNALITMYARCGNLMDAMAIFDGRDMQRDVVSWNAMIGGYAKHGFASEALELFEDMKRRKMRPTHITFTSVLNACGHAGLVDEGRREFDSMVHEFNIVPRVEHYASLVDLIGRHGQLEDAMEVINSMTVPPDKAVWGALLGACRVHNNVELARVAAKALVEIEPESSAPYVLLYNMHADEGRWDDAIKLREMMDKHRVLKQPGYSWIEMHDSVHMFISGDRSHPLSNQIYSLLESSNRVIRDLQLD is encoded by the coding sequence ATGAGGAGGTGGATGCACTTTGCCACCCACCGTGCTATTGCCACTGCTCGCTCCGGCGACAAACCCAACCTCCTTCGTCGGCAGAACCAGGCCCTCTCCAAGCTCATCCAGAGCGGCCGCCTCCATGAGGCGAGGCGGGTCTTCGATGCCCTCCCCCACCGCAATGTCATCACCTGGAACTCCATGCTTACTGGCTATGTCCGCCACTGCGAGCTTGCTCTTGCCCGGAGGCTCTTCAATGAAATGCCGCAGAGAGATGTCGTATCCTATAACTCCATGCTCTCTGGCTATGCCCTCTCCAGGGATGGTGGGGAGCTCAAGGAGGGACGCCACCTGTTTGATCAGATGCCACTAAAGGATACTGTGTCATGGAACACCATGATCAGTGGGTATGCGAGGAATGGGAGGATGGGCGAGGCGATGCACCTCTTTGATACAATGCCAGAGAAGAATGTCATCTCCTGGAACACCATGATCACTGGCTTTCTTGGAGTTGGTGATGTTAGAAGGGCAACTGAGTTGTTTGAGAGTATGCCAGTTCGGGATGCAGCATCCTTGAATGCTCTAGTATCAGGTCTCATTCGGAATGGCAGACTGGAAATGGCTGAAGAAATTCTCATTCAGAGTGGGACAATTAACAAGATCGAAGGGGCTGTTGATGCTTATAACACTATGATTGCAGGCTATGGCCAAAGAGGAAAGGTTGAGGAAGCTCGAAGACTATTCGATTTGATTCCTTACCAACCttatcaagaaagaaaaggaggtgAGGAAATAAAGAAAACACGTCACTGCTTCAAATGTTTCGAGAGGAATGCCGTGTCATGGAATTCTATGATCATGTGTTATGTGAAAGCTGGGGATCTTTGCTCGGCAAGAGCTCTCTTTGATGAGATGCCTGAAAGAGACTTGTTCTCATGGAACACAATGATCACAGGGTACGTGCAAGCACAGGAGATGAATGAGGCACAATCACTCTTCCAAGAATTTCCAGATCCAGATGTTAGGTCATGGAACTTGATGATATGTGGGTTTACTCAGAAAGGTGAGGTGGAACAAGCACGAGAATTTTTCGATAGGATGCCTCAAAAGAGCACCGTCTCTTGGAATACAATGATAGCTGGATATGAGCAAAATGGAGACTATGAAGGAGCCATCGAGTTGTTCTCGAAGATGCAAGTGGTTAGAGAGAAACCGGACCGGCATACCTTGTCTTCGGTGCTTAGTGCTTGTGCTGGGCTTGCCATACTGCATTTAGGAACTCAAATCCACCAGCTTGTTACTAAGACAATAGTAGCAGACATTCCAATAAATAATGCGCTCATTACAATGTATGCACGGTGTGGGAACTTGATGGATGCAATGGCTATTTTTGATGGAAGGGATATGCAGCGAGATGTTGTCTCATGGAATGCAATGATTGGAGGCTATGCAAAGCATGGGTTTGCAAGTGAGGCTCTTGAGCTCTTTGAAGatatgaagaggaggaagatgaggCCAACCCACATAACATTTACATCTGTGTTGAATGCTTGTGGCCATGCAGGATTAGTGGATGAGGGAAGGAGGGAATTTGATTCCATGGTTCATGAGTTCAATATTGTGCCAAGAGTCGAACATTATGCTTCACTTGTTGACCTCATTGGCCGACATGGGCAGCTTGAAGATGCAATGGAAGTGATCAATAGCATGACTGTCCCACCAGATAAGGCAGTGTGGGGAGCCTTGCTTGGTGCTTGTAGGGTTCACAATAATGTGGAATTGGCTCGGGTAGCTGCAAAGGCCTTGGTGGAGATTGAACCAGAGAGCTCTGCTCCATATGTACTCCTATACAACATGCATGCAGATGAGGGGAGGTGGGATGATGCTATTAAACTAAGGGAAATGATGGATAAACATAGGGTTTTAAAACAGCCTGGTTATAGTTGGATAGAGATGCATGACAGTGTTCACATGTTTATTTCCGGAGATAGGTCTCATCCTCTTTCAAATCAGATATATTCATTATTAGAGAGTAGCAATAGGGTCATCAGAGACTTGCAGCTTGATTGA
- the LOC103701738 gene encoding uncharacterized protein LOC103701738 isoform X3 — MADKVLPDKKCYMDVDLGGPRKRSRMHPPRSSSTTDSGLQLCRTRTCQLSPSSALRGTAFPWHVSYASPSSLSSPFPPPASDTEHTEHRPSSLSDVSPSSPSADAAAVVNGRDPLRRHPRPPSLTRLLQDRLAGSPPPPPLPLRIAAGEAETSVPHVREAFHPALPRDLLYHRYSRSSPPSSCFDFSAMNRIFASRSTCFIAFVWFFFLLLLLLFTGSLVVWAECSDGSIIFRFGDAAELKQDGVAIEADSSGSEETEVRGSSMGEFGEIDQETVKRSDLELEGSVSLESGDGEGTQTVEKAPKIESCEGREDSGIQKEEKVAVLAMEKLREIDVSHGDGKLRTMATEVSEQCSTSGIIDLDGSLKAEKKLEGMEVLDGDQTVQTMDLEVKEVPQEKEKGSSKPNIAVLESMEPLGSHQEKSAFAVENSDIPEIVKNSELGARALETSEIPINVEDIKVNSVGETLQEPRSSDTDNQRCDSSDEIRLAAEVPAPSEVDSMESILEDTEASEVSNAMDADLDVDVESNSSSIEDQAKKNTVERSMVGQIMEMTEQNNGSAEVAGPNSVTPISAPSLSLSSGAAILPHPSKVGKMHTLWHAKTGSA, encoded by the coding sequence ATGGCGGACAAAGTCTTGCCCGACAAAAAATGTTACATGGATGTAGATCTTGGAGGACCCCGCAAGAGATCTCGGATGCACCCGCCGAGAAGCTCCTCGACTACGGACTCCGGTCTCCAGCTGTGCAGGACTCGCACGTGTCAACTTTCACCGTCTTCGGCGTTGCGAGGAACGGCGTTTCCCTGGCACGTGTCCTACGCTTCTCCCTCATCGTTATCCTCTCCCTTTCCTCCTCCTGCCTCCGATACCGAACATACCGAACATCGGCCATCCTCGCTCTCTGATGTGAGCCCTAGCTCGCCGTCCGCCGACGCAGCCGCCGTCGTTAATGGCAGAGATCCCCTTCGCCGGCATCCTCGACCTCCGTCTCTCACCCGTCTCCTACAAGACCGCCTCGCCGGGTCTCCTCCCCCTCCGCCGCTCCCTCTCCGGATCGCCGCCGGCGAGGCCGAGACCAGCGTCCCACACGTTCGCGAGGCCTTCCACCCCGCCCTCCCTCGAGATCTGCTCTACCACCGGTACTCCAGATCCTCACCCCCTTCTTCCTGCTTCGATTTCTCTGCCATGAATCGGATCTTTGCGTCGAGATCGACGTGCTTTATTGCCTTCGTCtggttcttcttcttgttgttgttgttgttgtttactGGGAGTTTGGTGGTTTGGGCAGAGTGCTCGGACGGGAGCATCATCTTTCGATTCGGTGATGCTGCTGAATTGAAGCAGGACGGGGTTGCGATCGAGGCTGATAGCTCGGGTTCAGAGGAGACGGAGGTGAGAGGCTCTTCGATGGGAGAATTTGGTGAAATCGATCAGGAAACGGTGAAAAGATCCGATCTTGAGCTGGAAGGATCGGTATCTCTGGAGAGTGGCGACGGAGAAGGTACTCAGACTGTAGAAAAAGCTCCAAAAATCGAGTCTTGCGAAGGCAGAGAGGATAGTGGGAtacagaaagaagagaaagttgCTGTTTTAGCGATGGAGAAACTGAGAGAGATAGATGTTTCCCATGGTGATGGTAAATTGAGGACGATGGCTACAGAAGTAAGTGAACAATGCTCTACCTCAGGGATCATCGATTTGGATGGTTCCTTGAAGGCGGAGAAGAAATTGGAAGGAATGGAGGTTTTGGATGGTGATCAGACAGTGCAAACTATGGATTTGGAAGTTAAAGAAGTTCcacaagagaaggagaaggggagTTCAAAGCCTAATATTGCAGTGCTGGAATCAATGGAGCCTCTGGGTAGTCATCAGGAAAAGAGTGCTTTCGCTGTAGAGAACAGTGACATTCCAGAAATTGTGAAAAATTCTGAACTGGGTGCAAGAGCATTGGAAACATCAGAAATTCCCATTAATGTCGAGGATATAAAAGTCAACTCTGTGGGTGAAACTTTACAAGAACCAAGGAGTTCTGATACGGATAATCAGAGATGTGACTCCAGTGATGAAATCCGCCTTGCCGCAGAAGTTCCAGCACCCAGTGAAGTTGATAGCATGGAAAGTATTTTGGAAGATACTGAGGCTTCAGAGGTTTCTAATGCAATGGATGCCGACCTTGATGTGGATGTTGAATCAAATTCCTCTTCTATAGAAGATCAAGCAAAGAAGAATACGGTTGAAAGATCAATGGTG
- the LOC103701741 gene encoding pollen-specific protein C13-like, with product MAKNQIPTFAAWAVAAVAVAFFLPAAVSGARDVKAAANQRFVVQGRVFCDTCRAGFETPKTTYIAGAKVRVECRSRTTGAKTCSFDGTTDGSGAYNILVADEHEHETCEAMLVSSPVKGCDKMLEGRERARVFLTHNNGIASSKRFANSLGFQKDIPLAGCAQLLEMYHQYENEV from the exons ATGGCGAAAAACCAGATCCCGACATTTGCGGCGTGGGCTGTCGCGGCGGTGGCAGTGGCGTTCTTCCTCCCGGCGGCGGTGAGTGGGGCGCGCGACGTGAAGGCGGCGGCCAACCAGCGGTTCGTCGTCCAGGGCCGGGTCTTCTGCGACACCTGCCGCGCTGGCTTCGAGACACCCAAGACCACCTACATCGCCG GTGCAAAGGTGAGAGTAGAATGCCGATCGAGAACCACCGGTGCAAAGACATGCAGCTTCGACGGCACAACCGACGGCAGCGGCGCCTACAACATCCTGGTTGCAGATGAGCACGAACACGAGACATGCGAGGCTATGCTCGTCAGTAGCCCGGTGAAGGGCTGCGATAAGATGCTGGAGGGCCGGGAGAGGGCTCGTGTGTTCCTCACCCACAACAATGGCATTGCATCATCCAAGAGGTTCGCCAACTCCCTGGGCTTCCAAAAGGACATCCCCTTGGCCGGCTGTGCTCAGCTGCTCGAGATGTACCACCAATATGAAAATGAAGTCTGA
- the LOC103701883 gene encoding pentatricopeptide repeat-containing protein At1g08070, chloroplastic produces the protein MTVAPTKTILPRLRKSPRRAFSYTTTKSHHSQGQQPPRSHNQFVALLDQCSAFHQLKQIQASITTSGFHTGPFLTGKLVETLALRLRHHSEALPHAMLLFFHCPHPPNLFTWNTLIRGLSLGRAPHNALLLFALMLQSPSVMPDAFSYASALKACARSLACRLTKVIHGLVVVNGNQSNNYVANTALHAYASCGDVASARILFDVVPSWDVVGWNAMLAGYVQNGLPDEALKLLRQMRSEGVELTDVTVITALTACARTTDLCLGGQIHGHVGKRTMQFEREIIVGTALIDMYAKSGRSELAGQVFDEMKRRDIGVWNALLGGYVYNGWFAEALRFFEELQASGLRPDELTLVSALCACGHLGALDVGKNIHSYVEERFPHFDPILGTALIEMYSKCGWIEGSREVFSKMEKKDAMAWTSMIRGLAVHGYAEDALELFSLMLRTGLKPDGVTFVGVLCACSHAGLVEEGSHYFRSMKKDYGIAPRVEHYGCMIDLFGRAGRLREAFELVDSMEIHVNAIIWRSLLSACRMKLDVELGEIAVKNLMKLRSDHCGDYVLLSNIYAAKGRWDDARRVREQMKNGQIKKKPAFSLIESTEQLAKGGPLFSKADHYCFDSV, from the coding sequence ATGACCGTTGCACCCACTAAGACCATCCTACCCAGGCTAAGGAAATCACCACGCAGGGCCTTCTCTTACACCACCACAAAATCCCATCATTCCCAGGGCCAACAACCCCCCAGATCCCACAACCAATTCGTTGCTCTCCTCGACCAATGCAGCGCCTTCCACCAGCTCAAACAAATCCAAGCCTCCATCACCACTTCAGGCTTCCACACCGGCCCTTTCCTCACCGGCAAGCTAGTAGAGACCCTTGCGCTCCGACTCCGCCACCACTCGGAGGCCCTCCCCCATGCCatgctcctcttcttccactgcCCCCATCCTCCCAACCTCTTCACCTGGAATACCCTCATCAGAGGCCTCTCACTCGGTCGCGCCCCTCATAATGCCCTCCTCCTATTCGCGTTAATGCTCCAGTCACCTTCCGTGATGCCCGACGCCTTTAGTTATGCCTCTGCACTCAAGGCTTGCGCCCGCTCTCTTGCTTGCAGGTTAACCAAAGTAATCCATGGCCTCGTAGTGGTGAACGGAAACCAATCGAACAACTACGTTGCCAACACTGCGTTGCATGCCTATGCCTCATGCGGCGATGTTGCTTCTGCAAGAATATTGTTCGACGTGGTTCCCTCTTGGGATGTCGTTGGTTGGAACGCAATGCTTGCAGGTTACGTCCAAAATGGTCTTCCGGATGAAGCTTTGAAGCTGTTGCGTCAGATGCGGTCTGAGGGAGTTGAGCTGACCGATGTGACTGTCATCACTGCCCTTACGGCATGTGCTCGAACGACAGATCTTTGTTTGGGGGGGCAGATTCATGGGCATGTTGGCAAAAGGACCATGCAATTTGAAAGGGAGATCATTGTGGGCACTGCTCTTATAGACATGTATGCGAAAAGTGGGCGTTCGGAGTTGGCTGGACAAGTGTTTGATGAGATGAAGAGAAGGGATATTGGTGTTTGGAATGCTCTTTTAGGAGGCTACGTGTACAATGGTTGGTTTGCTGAAGCTTTGCGATTTTTTGAGGAACTGCAGGCATCAGGGCTTAGACCAGATGAGCTGACGTTGGTTAGTGCATTGTGTGCTTGTGGACATCTGGGAGCGCTTGATGTTGGAAAGAACATCCATTCATATGTGGAAGAAAGATTTCCCCACTTTGATCCTATACTAGGAACAGCTCTGATCGAAATGTATTCAAAATGTGGGTGGATTGAGGGATCGCGAGAAGTGTTCAGTAAGATGGAGAAGAAAGATGCCATGGCATGGACGTCAATGATCAGAGGGCTTGCAGTTCACGGGTATGCCGAGGATGCACTCGAGCTGTTTTCGTTGATGCTGAGGACGGGCCTAAAGCCAGATGGTGTCACCTTTGTGGGCGTCCTATGTGCTTGTAGCCATGCTGGTTTGGTTGAGGAAGGCTCGCACTACTTCAGGTCCATGAAGAAAGACTATGGCATTGCTCCAAGAGTTGAGCACTACGGATGCATGATTGATCTTTTTGGTAGGGCTGGCCGGCTACGGGAAGCTTTTGAGCTGGTAGACTCAATGGAAATACATGTGAATGCCATCATTTGGAGGAGCCTTCTCAGTGCTTGCAGGATGAAATTGGATGTTGAATTGGGTGAGATTGCAGTTAAGAATTTGATGAAGCTAAGATCGGACCATTGTGGGGATTACGTGCTCCTTTCTAACATATATGCGGCAAAGGGGAGGTGGGATGACGCAAGGAGAGTAAGGGAGCAGATGAAGAATGGGCAGATAAAGAAGAAGCCTGCTTTTAGCTTGATTGAATCAACTGAGCAATTGGCAAAGGGAGGCCCTTTGTTTTCCAAAGCTGATCACTATTGCTTTGATTCAGTGTAA
- the LOC103701739 gene encoding FCS-Like Zinc finger 5-like, with product MILGKRPRPRPRPPMRRTTSVMEFSAADLAAAAEASDDEGAHRSHERRREAEPRTVQRRSFSDFELAGTAQFLRVCDLCKRRVGPGLDTFIYRGEIAFCSLERRQHQMNLDDQKEKCSVTSLKTDASPATAGSEASSHGGTVAAA from the exons ATGATCCTGGGGaagcggccgcggccgcggccgcggccgccgATGCGTCGGACGACGAGTGTGATGGAGTTCTCGGCGGCGGACCTCGCGGCCGCGGCGGAGGCGTCGGACGACGAGGGGGCGCACCGCAGCCACGAGCGCCGGAGGGAGGCGGAACCAAGGACCGTCCAGCGGCGGAGCTTCAGCGACTTCGAGTTGGCCGGGACGGCCCAGTTCCTCAGGGTCTGTGACCTCTGCAAGCGCCGCGTCGGCCCTGGCCTCGATACCTTCATCTATAG GGGTGAAATTGCATTCTGCAGCCTGGAGCGCAGGCAGCACCAAATGAACCTAGATGATCAGAAAGAGAAGTGCTCGGTGACATCTCTGAAGACTGATGCTTCTCCAGCAACTGCAGGATCTGAAGCATCCAGCCATGGTGGAACAGTTGCCGCTGCTTAA